In a genomic window of Pelotomaculum thermopropionicum SI:
- the SdhB gene encoding succinate dehydrogenase/fumarate reductase, Fe-S protein subunit, translating into MKVVLNIRRFNPAVDVESYFQKYAVDVEEHCTVLEALLKAWQQDPGLSFRRSCRSAICGSCAVSINGKPGLACQTLIRDVAGGGQITLEPLPHFKQLKDLVVDLEPFFESLKAVVPWVVNRDDYNGRMAPEQARKLEGPATCILCGVCDAAVEGLKGVKPAALVKGLKLAQDPRDALGDARMEMMKVPAEVLRLFIKELPEKCPKKIVIELA; encoded by the coding sequence ATGAAAGTGGTTCTTAACATACGCCGGTTTAACCCCGCGGTGGACGTGGAAAGCTACTTTCAAAAATATGCGGTGGATGTAGAAGAGCACTGCACTGTTCTGGAGGCCCTGCTGAAAGCCTGGCAGCAGGACCCCGGCCTGTCTTTTCGCCGTTCCTGCCGCAGCGCCATTTGCGGTTCCTGTGCCGTATCCATTAACGGGAAGCCTGGCCTGGCCTGCCAGACCCTGATCCGTGACGTAGCGGGCGGCGGTCAGATTACCCTGGAGCCTCTGCCCCATTTCAAGCAGTTAAAAGACCTGGTGGTGGATCTGGAGCCGTTCTTTGAATCGTTGAAGGCGGTGGTCCCCTGGGTGGTTAACCGGGACGATTACAACGGCCGGATGGCGCCGGAACAGGCTCGCAAGCTGGAAGGCCCCGCCACCTGCATTCTTTGCGGGGTTTGCGATGCTGCCGTGGAGGGCTTAAAAGGTGTAAAACCGGCGGCCTTGGTTAAGGGCTTGAAGCTGGCCCAGGATCCCCGGGACGCCCTGGGCGATGCCCGGATGGAAATGATGAAGGTGCCGGCCGAAGTGCTGCGCCTGTTTATTAAAGAACTGCCGGAGAAGTGTCCAAAGAAAATTGTGATCGAATTAGCATGA
- the SmtA gene encoding SAM-dependent methyltransferases, which translates to MGPKVPLKKIQELIDIADVKDKTVLDVGAGTGILVEAGLAAGSRQWIACDLSLEMLKILEAKFHNKFNLNGDYSSADRKLLLLHADVHSLPLEDGSVDRVICHNAFPHFHQPKIALYQLHRVLRPGGLMVINHFGGRDFINQVHRSAPHPILHNDLLMPAEEVAEWLREAGFTVTGVVDASHLYRITAVRLAVS; encoded by the coding sequence ATGGGACCTAAGGTGCCTCTGAAAAAGATTCAGGAACTGATTGATATTGCGGATGTGAAGGATAAGACTGTCCTGGATGTGGGCGCAGGAACAGGAATTCTGGTAGAAGCCGGTTTGGCTGCCGGTTCCAGGCAGTGGATTGCATGTGACTTATCTTTAGAAATGTTAAAAATCCTGGAAGCAAAGTTTCATAACAAGTTTAATCTTAATGGTGATTATTCTTCTGCAGACCGGAAGTTGTTGCTGTTGCACGCCGATGTTCACTCCCTGCCGCTGGAAGATGGATCAGTAGACCGGGTGATCTGCCATAACGCTTTTCCTCATTTTCATCAGCCCAAAATAGCTTTATACCAGTTACACCGGGTTTTGCGGCCAGGGGGGCTAATGGTTATCAACCATTTTGGCGGGAGGGATTTTATAAACCAGGTGCACCGTTCGGCTCCTCACCCCATACTACATAACGATCTTCTAATGCCGGCGGAGGAAGTCGCTGAGTGGTTAAGGGAAGCAGGGTTTACTGTAACCGGGGTGGTAGATGCCAGCCATCTCTACCGCATTACTGCAGTTCGCCTCGCAGTTTCATAA
- the SdhA gene encoding succinate dehydrogenase/fumarate reductase, flavoprotein subunit, producing the protein MLIHEVLVVGGGLAGLMAALAASEKAEVAVLTKLYPTRSHSGAAQGGFNSALGADDSIEAHIYDTVKGSDYLGDQDAIEVLCSDGPEVIFELERMGVPWTRNADGSIAQRALGGAGFPRACFAADFSGHVVLHTLYEQVLKRGIKIYPEWHLVELLVEGGQVAGVLAYDLSRASLEVIRAKAVILATGGYGRAFAKTTNAHANTGDGMAVAYRAGAVLSDMEFVQFHPTTLYGTNVLISEAARGEGGYLRNINGERFMAGYAPSKMELAPRDVVSRAIFREIKEGRGFAGQYVHLDLTHLGETMIKERLPQVRDLSIRYAGVDPAKAPVPVEPAQHYSMGGVRTDVWGMTSLPGLLAAGEVANVSVHGANRLGGNSLLETVVFGRRAGHKAAQLAKNEPWPALSQTTVNRSLDSWSSMLAGERKSVRNDSTFLIRQELTGTMTSLVGVFRVGSELEEAVNKLTELKERYRKLGPPEEIHPFNYALVDHLETGYLLDLSEVIARGALRRTESRGAHYRLDYPSRDDQRWLCHTFACRGKDGPEFTDGPVKITRYQPQERGY; encoded by the coding sequence ATGCTTATTCACGAAGTGCTGGTGGTGGGCGGCGGCCTGGCCGGGCTGATGGCCGCCCTGGCGGCTTCAGAAAAGGCCGAAGTGGCCGTGTTGACCAAGCTTTATCCGACCCGTTCCCACAGCGGGGCGGCCCAGGGAGGCTTTAATTCCGCCCTGGGAGCGGACGACAGCATAGAGGCCCATATTTACGATACGGTCAAGGGAAGCGACTACCTGGGGGACCAGGATGCAATCGAGGTTCTCTGCTCCGACGGACCGGAAGTAATCTTTGAACTGGAACGGATGGGGGTGCCCTGGACCCGCAATGCCGATGGAAGCATTGCCCAGCGCGCCCTGGGCGGTGCTGGCTTCCCGCGGGCCTGCTTTGCCGCCGATTTTTCCGGTCATGTGGTGCTGCATACTCTTTATGAACAGGTGCTAAAAAGGGGGATAAAGATCTATCCGGAGTGGCATCTGGTGGAACTCCTCGTGGAGGGCGGGCAGGTGGCCGGAGTGCTGGCCTATGATCTGTCGCGGGCAAGTTTGGAGGTAATCCGTGCCAAAGCGGTGATCCTGGCCACAGGGGGATACGGCCGGGCTTTTGCCAAGACCACCAATGCCCATGCCAATACCGGTGATGGCATGGCCGTCGCTTACCGGGCGGGGGCTGTGCTCTCCGATATGGAGTTCGTCCAGTTTCATCCCACCACCCTGTACGGTACCAATGTTCTCATATCGGAGGCGGCGCGGGGTGAAGGCGGATACCTGCGGAATATTAACGGGGAGCGTTTTATGGCCGGTTACGCGCCTTCGAAAATGGAACTGGCTCCCCGGGACGTGGTTTCCCGGGCAATATTCAGGGAAATCAAAGAAGGACGCGGCTTTGCAGGGCAATATGTGCATCTGGATCTGACCCACCTGGGCGAGACCATGATAAAGGAGCGCCTGCCCCAGGTGCGGGATCTGTCCATCCGTTACGCCGGGGTTGATCCGGCCAAGGCGCCGGTGCCTGTAGAACCGGCACAGCACTACAGCATGGGCGGAGTGCGCACCGATGTGTGGGGAATGACCAGTTTGCCCGGACTGCTGGCGGCCGGCGAGGTGGCCAACGTCAGCGTGCACGGGGCAAACAGGCTGGGCGGCAATTCTTTGCTGGAAACGGTGGTGTTCGGCCGCCGGGCCGGGCACAAGGCGGCGCAACTGGCAAAAAATGAACCCTGGCCCGCTCTTTCCCAGACCACGGTAAACCGCAGCCTGGACTCCTGGTCGTCCATGCTTGCCGGTGAACGAAAGAGCGTCCGGAATGACAGTACTTTCTTGATCCGCCAGGAGCTGACCGGCACCATGACCAGCCTGGTTGGCGTATTCCGGGTGGGCAGCGAGCTGGAGGAAGCGGTAAATAAGCTGACAGAACTGAAGGAGCGTTACAGAAAGCTTGGTCCGCCGGAAGAAATACACCCCTTTAATTACGCCCTGGTGGACCATCTCGAAACCGGCTACCTTCTAGATTTAAGCGAGGTAATAGCCAGGGGTGCCCTGCGCCGTACCGAGAGCCGCGGAGCCCATTACCGGCTGGATTATCCCAGTCGGGACGATCAGAGATGGCTCTGCCATACTTTTGCCTGCCGCGGCAAAGACGGCCCGGAGTTCACCGACGGTCCCGTAAAAATTACCCGTTATCAGCCGCAGGAAAGGGGGTACTAG
- the FrhB gene encoding coenzyme F420-reducing hydrogenase, beta subunit — translation MEGSFGELQEKVIGRGLCTACGTCAGVCPVQAVDWAEMDGEPVPELAGACANCGICPAVCPGAEVNIPVLEKFIFGRERPEEIPDLGFYREALLAWSADLPVRKRGASGGLVTSVLVYALEEGIIDCALVAGFRRDDPCRTGAWLAASKEDILAAAQSKYACVPVNTLLSRALAQGYRRIAAVGLPCQIHGLRKMQYLGRPASMAKSIVFMTGLFCAAQFYFEGTRHLIVERLGLTGLDEIAAMSYRGGDWPGHLVVELKDGRRLLLDRHQYMYHHLMPAFKRDRCEMCVDWSAELADLSVGDYWDPGARAGEALGTSSCLVRTAAGEEVLKGAVQSGYLETAGLEARRLAAGLGFELKKHAAAFRLKQRRRFGWPVPEYHRETDYEPFPREQHLAPETKTGKE, via the coding sequence ATGGAAGGTTCTTTTGGCGAACTGCAAGAAAAGGTTATCGGACGGGGTCTGTGTACGGCCTGCGGGACCTGCGCGGGGGTTTGCCCGGTACAGGCTGTCGATTGGGCGGAGATGGACGGCGAGCCGGTTCCTGAATTGGCCGGCGCGTGCGCTAATTGCGGAATATGCCCGGCCGTCTGTCCGGGGGCAGAAGTCAATATACCGGTCCTGGAGAAGTTTATTTTCGGCCGGGAAAGGCCGGAAGAGATTCCGGACCTTGGTTTTTACCGGGAAGCCCTGCTTGCCTGGAGCGCCGACCTGCCGGTCAGAAAGCGGGGCGCCAGCGGAGGGTTGGTAACGTCTGTACTGGTGTACGCCCTGGAGGAGGGAATTATCGATTGTGCCCTGGTGGCCGGCTTCCGGCGGGATGACCCCTGCCGCACCGGGGCCTGGCTGGCGGCTTCAAAAGAAGATATTCTTGCTGCCGCCCAGAGCAAATACGCCTGCGTGCCGGTAAATACCCTTTTGAGCCGGGCCCTGGCGCAGGGTTACCGGCGCATTGCCGCAGTTGGCCTGCCCTGCCAGATCCACGGCCTGCGCAAGATGCAGTATCTGGGCCGGCCTGCCTCCATGGCGAAAAGCATTGTTTTCATGACGGGGCTGTTTTGTGCTGCCCAGTTTTATTTTGAGGGCACCCGCCACCTTATAGTGGAGCGTTTGGGCTTGACCGGCCTGGATGAAATTGCCGCCATGAGCTACCGGGGAGGAGACTGGCCCGGCCACCTGGTGGTGGAACTAAAAGACGGGCGGCGCCTGCTCCTTGACCGCCACCAGTACATGTATCATCATCTTATGCCGGCCTTTAAACGGGACCGCTGTGAAATGTGTGTGGACTGGTCGGCGGAACTGGCAGACCTTTCTGTGGGGGACTACTGGGACCCCGGCGCCAGGGCCGGAGAGGCCCTGGGCACTTCTTCCTGTCTTGTCCGCACCGCCGCCGGTGAAGAAGTATTGAAAGGGGCGGTGCAAAGCGGGTACCTTGAGACAGCAGGGCTGGAGGCCCGCAGGCTGGCGGCCGGGCTTGGGTTCGAGTTAAAAAAACACGCGGCTGCCTTCCGGCTGAAACAGAGGCGCCGCTTTGGCTGGCCGGTTCCTGAGTATCACCGCGAAACTGACTATGAGCCTTTCCCACGGGAGCAGCATTTGGCGCCGGAAACGAAAACCGGTAAAGAATGA